One window of Streptomyces sp. NBC_00273 genomic DNA carries:
- a CDS encoding DUF742 domain-containing protein has product MTTPGGHPYGGAQQPQGGHDQNRFNFPSAPSRPVPEQNPYQQQPYGQPQQPQYQMPQQQPPRAARQPAPKAHNPLVRPYAMTGGRTRPRYQLAIEALVSTTADPARLQGQLPEHQRICRLCQEIKSVAEISALLSIPLGVARILVADLAEAGLVAIHQPGGDESAGGQPDVTLLERVLSGLRKL; this is encoded by the coding sequence GTGACAACACCCGGAGGACATCCTTATGGCGGCGCGCAGCAGCCGCAGGGTGGGCACGACCAGAACCGCTTCAACTTTCCCTCGGCGCCGAGCCGGCCCGTGCCGGAGCAGAACCCCTACCAGCAGCAGCCGTACGGACAGCCCCAGCAGCCCCAGTACCAGATGCCTCAGCAACAGCCTCCGCGCGCCGCGCGGCAGCCGGCGCCGAAGGCCCACAACCCGCTGGTGCGTCCGTACGCGATGACCGGCGGCCGTACTCGGCCGCGCTACCAGCTCGCCATCGAGGCGCTGGTCAGTACCACGGCGGATCCCGCGCGTCTGCAAGGGCAGTTGCCCGAGCACCAGCGCATCTGCCGCCTGTGCCAGGAGATCAAATCCGTCGCGGAGATCTCGGCACTTCTCTCCATTCCTCTTGGTGTCGCCCGCATCCTCGTCGCCGACCTGGCGGAGGCGGGCCTTGTCGCCATTCACCAGCCCGGCGGCGACGAGTCTGCCGGTGGCCAGCCAGACGTGACACTGCTCGAAAGGGTGCTCAGTGGACTTCGCAAGCTCTAA
- a CDS encoding GTP-binding protein, protein MDFASSNGGAAPARSTTSAKIVVAGGFGVGKTTFVGAVSEINPLRTEAVMTSASAGIDDLTHTGDKTTTTVAMDFGRITLDQDLILYLFGTPGQDRFWFMWDDLVRGAIGAVVLVDTRRLADCFPAVDYFENSGLPFVVALNGFDGNQAYTPEEVREALQIGPDAPIITTDARHRADAKSALITLVEHALMARLR, encoded by the coding sequence GTGGACTTCGCAAGCTCTAACGGCGGAGCGGCTCCTGCTCGCTCCACCACCTCCGCGAAGATCGTGGTGGCGGGCGGCTTCGGCGTGGGCAAGACCACGTTCGTCGGCGCGGTCTCCGAGATCAACCCGCTGCGCACCGAAGCCGTGATGACCAGTGCCTCGGCCGGGATCGACGACCTCACCCACACCGGTGACAAGACGACCACCACGGTCGCCATGGACTTCGGCCGCATCACGCTCGACCAGGACCTGATCCTGTACCTCTTCGGTACCCCGGGCCAGGACCGCTTCTGGTTCATGTGGGACGACCTCGTCCGCGGCGCCATCGGCGCCGTCGTGCTCGTGGACACGCGCCGCCTCGCCGACTGCTTCCCCGCGGTCGACTACTTCGAGAACAGCGGCCTGCCGTTCGTCGTGGCCCTCAACGGCTTCGACGGGAACCAGGCCTACACGCCGGAAGAAGTCCGCGAGGCCCTCCAGATCGGCCCGGACGCTCCGATCATCACCACCGACGCCCGCCACCGCGCGGACGCCAAGAGCGCGCTCATCACGCTCGTCGAGCACGCGCTGATGGCGCGCCTGCGGTAG
- a CDS encoding acyl-CoA carboxylase subunit epsilon, with product MTTATDTLLRVEKGNAQPEELAAITAILLARAAATPEETPVRVPGQAGWRRLERTPGFRAPHSWQG from the coding sequence ATGACCACCGCCACTGACACCCTGCTGCGCGTCGAAAAGGGCAACGCCCAGCCCGAAGAGCTGGCCGCGATCACCGCGATCCTGCTCGCCCGCGCGGCCGCCACGCCCGAGGAGACCCCGGTGCGCGTGCCCGGCCAGGCCGGCTGGCGCCGCCTGGAGCGCACGCCCGGCTTCCGCGCCCCGCACAGCTGGCAGGGCTGA
- a CDS encoding acyl-CoA carboxylase subunit beta, producing MTVVDQTPSEPTDARGRVAELHSLREQARRGPSDRATETQHAKGKLTARERIALLLDEGSFREVEQLRRHRATGFGLENKKPYTDGVITGWGTVEGRTVFVYAHDFRIFGGALGEAHATKIHKIMDMAIAAGAPLVSLNDGAGARIQEGVSALAGYGGIFQRNTKASGVIPQISVMLGPCAGGAAYSPALTDFVFMVRETSQMFITGPDVVRAVTGEEITQNGLGGADVHAETSGVAHFAYDDEETCISEVRYLISMLPSNNRENPPVHETSDPADRRSEVLLDLVPADGNRPYDMLKVIEELVDEGDVLEIHERWARNIICALARMNGQVVGIVANQPGHLAGVLDIEASEKAARFVQMCDAFNIPIITLLDVPGFLPGVDQEHGGIIRHGAKLLYAYCNATVPRISLILRKAYGGAYIVMDSQSIGADITYAWPTNEIAVMGAEGAANVIFRKQIADAEDPEAMRVRMVKEYKAELMHPYYAAERGLVDDVIDPAETREVLISALAMLRNKHADLPSRKHGNPPQ from the coding sequence ATGACCGTTGTGGACCAGACCCCGAGCGAGCCGACGGACGCCCGCGGGCGCGTGGCCGAGCTGCACTCCCTGCGCGAGCAGGCGAGGCGCGGCCCCAGCGACCGCGCGACCGAGACCCAGCACGCCAAGGGCAAGCTGACCGCCCGTGAGCGCATCGCGCTGCTGCTCGACGAAGGTTCCTTCCGGGAGGTCGAGCAGCTCCGCCGCCACCGGGCGACCGGGTTCGGCCTGGAGAACAAGAAGCCCTACACCGACGGTGTGATCACCGGCTGGGGCACGGTCGAGGGCCGCACGGTCTTCGTCTACGCGCACGACTTCCGCATCTTCGGCGGCGCCCTGGGCGAGGCCCACGCCACGAAGATCCACAAGATCATGGACATGGCCATCGCGGCCGGTGCCCCGCTGGTCTCCCTGAACGACGGCGCCGGCGCCCGCATCCAGGAGGGCGTCTCGGCGCTGGCGGGCTACGGCGGCATCTTCCAGCGCAACACCAAGGCCTCGGGCGTCATCCCGCAGATCTCGGTCATGCTGGGCCCCTGCGCCGGTGGCGCCGCCTACTCCCCGGCCCTCACGGACTTCGTGTTCATGGTCCGGGAGACCTCGCAGATGTTCATCACCGGCCCGGACGTGGTCCGCGCGGTGACCGGCGAGGAGATCACCCAGAACGGCCTCGGCGGCGCCGACGTGCACGCCGAGACCTCCGGCGTCGCGCACTTCGCGTACGACGACGAGGAGACCTGCATCTCCGAGGTCCGCTACCTCATCTCGATGCTGCCCTCCAACAACCGCGAGAACCCGCCCGTCCACGAGACGAGCGACCCGGCCGACCGCCGCAGCGAGGTCCTGCTGGACCTGGTGCCCGCCGACGGCAACCGCCCGTACGACATGCTCAAGGTCATCGAGGAGCTCGTCGACGAAGGCGACGTCCTGGAGATCCACGAGCGCTGGGCCCGCAACATCATCTGCGCCCTGGCCCGGATGAACGGCCAGGTCGTCGGCATCGTCGCCAACCAGCCCGGCCACCTCGCCGGTGTCCTGGACATCGAGGCCTCCGAGAAGGCCGCGCGCTTCGTCCAGATGTGCGACGCCTTCAACATCCCGATCATCACGCTGCTGGACGTCCCCGGCTTCCTGCCGGGCGTCGACCAGGAACACGGCGGCATCATCCGCCACGGCGCCAAGCTGCTGTACGCGTACTGCAACGCCACCGTCCCGCGGATCTCGCTGATCCTGCGCAAGGCGTACGGCGGCGCGTACATCGTCATGGACTCGCAGTCCATCGGCGCCGACATCACCTACGCGTGGCCGACCAACGAGATCGCCGTGATGGGCGCCGAGGGCGCGGCCAACGTCATCTTCCGCAAGCAGATCGCGGACGCCGAAGACCCCGAGGCCATGCGCGTGCGCATGGTCAAGGAGTACAAGGCCGAACTGATGCACCCGTACTACGCGGCCGAGCGCGGCCTCGTCGACGACGTCATCGACCCCGCCGAGACCCGCGAGGTGCTCATCAGCGCCCTCGCGATGCTCCGCAACAAGCACGCCGATCTGCCGTCCCGCAAGCACGGCAACCCGCCGCAGTAA
- a CDS encoding YceI family protein — translation MGLFTRRSQNVNVQDGAAVATLEVDPALAALTGDYVIDPAHSSIGFTVRHAMVTNVRGAFTEHEGSLHLDGADPARSTASIDVKIASVDTGIADRDGHLRSGDFFDAEAFPLMTFRSTEARQLGGDAYRITGELTIKDVTRPLSIDLEFNGSATDPYGNERVGFEGSTEILRSDWGLTWNAALEAGGVMVSDKVKLTFDISAIKQA, via the coding sequence ATGGGTCTCTTCACCCGCCGCAGCCAGAACGTGAACGTCCAGGACGGCGCCGCCGTCGCCACCCTGGAAGTGGACCCGGCGCTCGCCGCGCTCACCGGCGATTACGTCATCGACCCGGCCCACAGCAGCATCGGCTTCACCGTCCGCCACGCCATGGTCACCAACGTCCGCGGAGCCTTCACCGAGCACGAGGGAAGCCTGCACCTGGACGGCGCCGACCCGGCCCGCTCCACCGCCTCCATCGACGTGAAGATCGCCTCCGTCGACACCGGCATCGCCGACCGCGACGGTCACCTGCGCAGCGGCGACTTCTTCGACGCGGAGGCCTTCCCGCTGATGACCTTCCGCTCCACCGAGGCGCGCCAGCTCGGCGGGGACGCGTACCGCATCACCGGTGAGCTGACCATCAAGGACGTCACGCGCCCGCTCTCCATCGACCTGGAGTTCAACGGCTCGGCCACCGACCCCTACGGCAACGAGCGCGTCGGCTTCGAGGGCTCCACCGAGATCCTGCGCTCCGACTGGGGCCTGACGTGGAACGCCGCCCTGGAGGCCGGCGGCGTGATGGTCAGCGACAAGGTGAAGCTGACCTTCGACATCTCGGCCATCAAGCAGGCCTGA
- the cimA gene encoding citramalate synthase, which produces MTTTPEAATVLSEGLDDSFHVFDTTLRDGAQREGINLTVADKLTIARHLDDFGVGFIEGGWPGANPRDTEFFSRARAEIAFKNAQLVAFGATRRAGGSAAQDPQVRALLESGAPVITLVAKSHDRHVELALRTTLDENLEMVRDTVSHLVAQGRRVFVDCEHFFDGYRANPEYAKSVVRTAHEAGADVVILCDTNGGMLPAQVTATVATVLADTGARLGIHAQDDTGCAVANTLAAVDAGATHVQCTANGYGERVGNANIFPVVAALEIKYGRKVLPDGALAEMTRISHAIAEVVNLTPSTHQPYVGVSAFAHKAGLHASAIKVDPDLYQHIDPERVGNTMRMLVSDMAGRASIELKGKELGVDLGGDRALISRVVERVKARELQGYTYEAADASFELLLRAEAEGRARKYFRIESWRAIVEDRPDGTHANEATVKLWAKGERIVATAEGNGPVNALDRALRVALERFYPQLAKFELVDYKVRILEGTHGTESTTRVLIATTDGERDWSTVGVAPNVIAASWQALEDAFTYGLLHAGVEPAE; this is translated from the coding sequence ATGACGACGACACCAGAGGCGGCAACTGTGCTGTCAGAAGGCCTGGACGACAGCTTCCACGTCTTCGACACCACCCTGCGCGACGGCGCCCAGCGCGAGGGCATCAACCTCACCGTCGCCGACAAGCTGACGATCGCCCGGCACCTGGACGACTTCGGAGTGGGCTTCATCGAGGGCGGTTGGCCCGGCGCCAACCCCCGGGACACCGAGTTCTTCTCCCGCGCCCGTGCGGAGATCGCCTTCAAGAACGCCCAGCTGGTCGCTTTCGGTGCGACCCGGCGCGCGGGCGGCTCGGCCGCCCAGGACCCGCAGGTGCGGGCCCTGCTGGAATCCGGCGCCCCGGTCATCACGCTCGTCGCCAAGTCCCACGACCGTCACGTCGAGCTCGCCCTGCGCACCACCCTCGACGAGAACCTGGAGATGGTCCGCGACACCGTCTCCCACCTGGTCGCCCAGGGCCGCCGCGTCTTCGTCGACTGCGAGCACTTCTTCGACGGTTACCGGGCCAACCCGGAGTACGCCAAGTCCGTCGTGCGCACCGCCCACGAGGCCGGCGCCGACGTGGTCATCCTCTGCGACACCAACGGCGGCATGCTGCCCGCCCAGGTGACCGCCACCGTCGCCACCGTCCTCGCCGACACCGGCGCCCGCCTGGGCATCCACGCCCAGGACGACACCGGCTGCGCCGTCGCCAACACCCTGGCCGCGGTGGACGCGGGCGCCACCCACGTCCAGTGCACGGCGAACGGGTACGGCGAGCGCGTCGGCAACGCCAACATCTTCCCCGTCGTCGCCGCCCTGGAGATCAAGTACGGGCGCAAGGTGCTCCCCGACGGGGCGCTCGCCGAGATGACCCGGATCTCGCACGCCATCGCCGAGGTCGTGAACCTCACCCCTTCCACGCACCAGCCCTACGTCGGCGTCTCCGCCTTCGCGCACAAGGCGGGCCTGCACGCCTCGGCCATCAAGGTCGACCCGGACCTCTACCAGCACATCGACCCCGAACGGGTCGGCAACACCATGCGGATGCTGGTCTCCGACATGGCCGGCCGCGCCTCCATCGAACTCAAGGGCAAGGAGCTCGGCGTCGACCTCGGAGGGGACCGCGCCCTCATCTCCCGGGTCGTGGAACGGGTCAAGGCGCGGGAGCTCCAGGGCTACACCTACGAGGCGGCCGACGCCTCCTTCGAGCTGCTGCTGCGCGCCGAGGCCGAGGGCCGCGCCCGCAAGTACTTCCGCATCGAGTCGTGGCGGGCGATCGTCGAGGACCGCCCGGACGGCACCCACGCCAACGAGGCCACGGTCAAGCTGTGGGCCAAGGGCGAGCGGATCGTCGCCACGGCCGAGGGCAACGGCCCGGTCAACGCGCTGGACCGGGCGCTGCGGGTGGCGCTGGAGCGGTTCTACCCGCAGCTCGCCAAGTTCGAGCTCGTCGACTACAAGGTCCGCATCCTGGAGGGCACGCACGGCACGGAGTCCACGACCCGCGTGCTGATCGCCACGACGGACGGCGAACGCGATTGGTCCACGGTCGGCGTGGCCCCGAACGTGATCGCCGCTTCCTGGCAGGCCCTGGAGGACGCGTTCACCTACGGCCTGCTGCACGCGGGCGTCGAACCCGCCGAGTAG
- a CDS encoding TetR/AcrR family transcriptional regulator: MVAGGVPVRAARKNAPPREDVLVAAMATIAERGLEGLTMAGLGREVGMSSGHLLYYFRSKDELLLQTLEWSEAELGGERRALLARRGPVSERLQAYVDLYVPTRARDPHWTLWLEVWNRSQNAGPQERDRQAAIEGAWHRDLVALLAEGISRGEFRPVDAERVATRVRALLDGFSIQLAVGLPTLDRTAILTHVREFLTETLSPPH; the protein is encoded by the coding sequence ATGGTGGCGGGTGGAGTACCGGTACGCGCGGCGCGGAAGAACGCGCCGCCGCGCGAGGACGTACTCGTCGCCGCCATGGCCACGATCGCCGAGCGCGGCCTGGAAGGCCTGACGATGGCCGGCCTGGGCCGCGAGGTCGGCATGAGCAGCGGCCACCTCCTCTACTACTTCCGCAGCAAGGACGAGCTGCTGCTGCAGACCCTGGAGTGGAGCGAGGCGGAACTGGGCGGCGAGCGGCGGGCCCTGCTCGCCCGCCGCGGTCCGGTGAGCGAGCGCCTGCAGGCGTACGTGGACCTGTACGTGCCCACGCGCGCCCGCGACCCGCACTGGACGCTGTGGCTGGAGGTCTGGAACCGCTCCCAGAACGCCGGCCCCCAAGAGCGCGACCGGCAGGCGGCCATCGAGGGCGCCTGGCACCGCGACCTGGTCGCACTGCTCGCCGAGGGCATCTCGCGCGGGGAGTTCCGCCCGGTGGACGCCGAGCGCGTGGCGACCCGCGTCCGGGCCCTGCTCGACGGATTCAGCATCCAGTTGGCGGTGGGCCTGCCGACGCTGGACCGCACGGCGATCCTCACCCACGTGAGGGAATTCCTGACGGAGACCCTCTCCCCGCCGCACTAG
- a CDS encoding agmatine deiminase family protein, translated as MTAHQPAKPVDAGFRMPAEWTPHERTWMAWPSPNPTFTNAQELAEARAAWGAVARAVRAYEPVTLVVSPGDADSAREHVGDDVQLVEQELDDAWMRDIGPTFVTNDAGELAAVDWTFNGWGAQEWARWEHDSKIARHVSDVAGTRTYSTELVNEGGAIHVDGEGTVLLTDTVQLGEGRNPGWTRQQVEAEIHAHLGTTKAIWLPYGLAGDYGTYGTQGHVDIVAAFARPGVVMVHTQPDPAHPDHERCKTIAALLRASTDARGRQLEVVEVPAPTVLEEDGEWVDYSYINHYLCNGGVVLCAFDDPRDEEAAEIFRGLFPERTVTLVDARTIFAGGGGIHCITQQQPKV; from the coding sequence ATGACCGCCCATCAGCCCGCCAAGCCGGTCGACGCCGGATTCCGGATGCCCGCCGAGTGGACGCCCCACGAGCGCACCTGGATGGCCTGGCCCAGCCCCAACCCGACCTTCACCAACGCGCAGGAGCTCGCCGAGGCCCGCGCCGCCTGGGGCGCCGTAGCCCGCGCGGTCCGTGCGTACGAGCCGGTGACCCTCGTCGTCTCGCCCGGCGACGCCGACAGCGCCCGCGAACACGTGGGCGACGACGTCCAGCTGGTCGAGCAGGAGCTCGACGACGCCTGGATGCGTGACATCGGCCCGACCTTCGTCACCAACGACGCGGGCGAGCTCGCCGCCGTCGACTGGACCTTCAACGGCTGGGGCGCCCAGGAGTGGGCCCGCTGGGAGCACGACTCGAAGATCGCCCGGCACGTCTCGGACGTGGCCGGCACCCGTACGTACAGCACCGAGCTCGTCAACGAGGGCGGCGCCATCCACGTCGACGGCGAGGGCACCGTACTGCTCACCGACACCGTCCAGCTGGGCGAGGGCCGCAACCCCGGCTGGACCCGCCAGCAGGTGGAGGCCGAGATCCACGCCCACCTCGGCACCACCAAGGCGATCTGGCTGCCGTACGGCCTGGCCGGCGACTACGGCACCTACGGAACCCAGGGCCACGTCGACATCGTCGCCGCCTTCGCCCGCCCCGGCGTCGTCATGGTCCACACCCAGCCCGACCCGGCCCACCCGGACCACGAGCGCTGCAAGACCATTGCCGCCCTCCTGCGCGCGTCCACCGACGCCCGCGGGCGGCAGCTGGAGGTCGTGGAGGTCCCGGCGCCGACCGTGCTGGAGGAGGACGGGGAGTGGGTGGACTACTCGTACATCAACCACTACCTGTGCAACGGCGGCGTCGTGCTGTGCGCGTTCGACGACCCGCGCGACGAGGAGGCCGCAGAGATCTTCCGCGGACTGTTCCCCGAGCGGACCGTGACCCTCGTTGACGCACGTACGATTTTCGCCGGGGGTGGCGGTATCCACTGCATCACCCAGCAGCAGCCGAAGGTCTGA
- a CDS encoding urease subunit alpha, producing MSKKTPHSDHCAPGSRHVDPHEYASVFGPRAGDRVRLGDSGLTVRVEHDAQKPGDEFLAGFGKTARDGLHLKAAAVRETCDVVISNVLVIDAVLGIRKVSIGIREGRIHAIGRAGNPDTLDGVDVVVGTGTSIVSGEGLIATAGAVDTHVHLLSPRIMEASLAAGVTTIIGQEFGPVWGVGVNSPWALKHAFNAFDAWPVNIGFLARGSSSDAAPLVEALAEGGASGFKVHEDMGAHTRALDTALRVAEEHDVQVALHSDGLNECLSVEDTLRVLEGRTIHAFHIEGCGGGHVPNVLKMAGVPNVIGSSTNPTLPFGRDAVAEHYGMIVSVHDLKPDLPGDAAMARDRIRAGTMGAEDVLHDLGAIGITSSDAQGMGRAGETIRRTFAMAAKMKGELGPMDGDGEGDDNARVLRYIAKLTINPAIAHGLAHEIGSIEVGKLADIVLWRPQFFGAKPQLVLKSGFPAYGVTGDPNAATDTCEPLVLGPQFGSYGAAAADISVAFVSAAAAALGSDEMPTRRRRVAVRGTRGIGPGDLLLNSRVGAVDVDARSGLVSLDGEPLRSEAAESVSLNRLYFL from the coding sequence GTGAGCAAGAAGACCCCGCACAGCGACCACTGCGCGCCGGGCAGCCGGCACGTCGATCCGCACGAGTACGCGTCCGTCTTCGGCCCCCGCGCCGGGGACCGGGTACGGCTCGGTGACTCCGGGCTGACCGTCCGGGTGGAGCACGACGCCCAGAAGCCGGGCGACGAGTTCCTGGCCGGTTTCGGCAAGACGGCCCGTGACGGTCTGCACCTGAAGGCCGCCGCCGTCCGCGAGACCTGCGACGTGGTCATCAGCAACGTGCTGGTCATCGATGCCGTCCTCGGGATCCGCAAGGTGTCGATCGGCATCCGCGAGGGCCGGATCCACGCGATCGGCCGGGCCGGTAACCCCGACACCCTCGACGGCGTCGACGTGGTCGTCGGCACCGGCACTTCGATCGTGTCCGGCGAGGGTCTGATCGCCACCGCCGGAGCCGTGGACACCCACGTCCACCTGCTCTCCCCGCGGATCATGGAAGCCTCGCTCGCCGCGGGCGTCACCACGATCATCGGCCAGGAGTTCGGCCCCGTCTGGGGCGTCGGCGTCAACTCCCCGTGGGCGCTGAAGCACGCCTTCAACGCCTTCGACGCCTGGCCGGTCAACATCGGCTTCCTCGCCCGCGGTTCGTCCTCGGACGCCGCCCCGCTGGTCGAGGCGCTCGCCGAGGGCGGCGCGTCCGGCTTCAAGGTGCACGAGGACATGGGCGCGCACACCCGGGCCCTGGACACGGCGCTGCGGGTGGCCGAGGAGCACGACGTGCAGGTCGCCCTGCACAGCGACGGCCTGAACGAGTGCCTTTCCGTCGAGGACACCCTGCGGGTCCTGGAGGGCCGGACCATCCACGCCTTCCACATCGAGGGATGCGGTGGCGGACACGTCCCCAACGTCCTGAAGATGGCGGGCGTGCCGAACGTCATCGGCTCCTCGACCAATCCCACGCTGCCCTTCGGTCGGGACGCGGTCGCCGAGCACTACGGCATGATCGTCTCCGTCCACGACCTCAAGCCCGACCTGCCCGGCGACGCCGCCATGGCCCGCGACCGGATCCGGGCCGGCACCATGGGCGCCGAGGACGTCCTCCACGACCTCGGGGCCATCGGCATCACCTCCTCCGACGCCCAGGGCATGGGCCGCGCGGGCGAGACCATCCGCCGCACCTTCGCGATGGCCGCCAAGATGAAGGGCGAGCTCGGCCCGATGGACGGCGACGGCGAGGGCGACGACAACGCCCGCGTCCTGCGCTACATCGCCAAGCTCACCATCAACCCGGCCATCGCCCACGGACTCGCCCACGAGATCGGCTCCATCGAAGTCGGCAAGCTCGCCGACATCGTCCTGTGGCGGCCGCAGTTCTTCGGCGCCAAGCCCCAGCTCGTACTGAAGTCCGGCTTCCCCGCCTACGGCGTCACCGGCGACCCGAACGCCGCCACCGACACGTGCGAACCGCTCGTGCTCGGACCGCAGTTCGGCTCGTACGGGGCCGCGGCCGCCGACATCTCCGTCGCCTTCGTCTCCGCCGCGGCCGCAGCCCTCGGCAGCGACGAGATGCCGACCCGCCGGCGCCGCGTCGCCGTCCGCGGTACCCGGGGGATCGGCCCCGGGGACCTCCTGCTCAACTCCCGGGTGGGCGCGGTCGATGTGGACGCGCGCAGCGGACTGGTCTCCCTCGACGGGGAACCGCTGCGCTCCGAAGCCGCCGAATCGGTCTCCCTCAACCGCCTGTACTTCCTGTAA
- the ureA gene encoding urease subunit gamma, producing MRLTPTERDRLLLRSAAELARARRARGLKLNVPEATALIADTVCEAARDGKRLAEAIEEARSVLGPGDVLPGVADVVAEVHVEAVFDDGSRLAVVSSPIRGAVPLGDHAPGAVVPGPGAPQPEPVLHLHVRNTAAVPVSVTSHFHFFEANPRLDFDRAAAYGMRLCVPAGSSVRFDPHGEGEVGLVPIGGDRIAIGFAGLVDGPLDAPGAKDEALRRAAACGYLGVTAEREDGDRA from the coding sequence GTGCGGCTGACCCCTACGGAGCGCGACCGGCTGCTGCTCCGCAGCGCTGCGGAGCTGGCCCGGGCCAGGCGGGCCCGTGGCCTGAAACTGAACGTCCCGGAGGCCACCGCGCTGATCGCGGACACGGTCTGCGAGGCGGCGCGCGACGGCAAGCGGCTCGCGGAGGCCATCGAGGAGGCCCGCAGCGTGCTGGGCCCGGGCGACGTCCTGCCGGGCGTCGCCGACGTGGTCGCCGAGGTGCACGTGGAGGCCGTCTTCGACGACGGATCCCGCCTCGCAGTGGTTTCGTCCCCCATCCGGGGGGCGGTCCCGCTCGGCGACCACGCCCCGGGCGCGGTCGTCCCCGGACCCGGCGCCCCCCAGCCGGAGCCGGTCCTGCACCTGCACGTCCGCAACACCGCCGCCGTGCCCGTGAGCGTCACCTCGCACTTCCACTTCTTCGAGGCGAACCCGCGGCTCGACTTCGACCGGGCCGCGGCCTACGGGATGCGGCTGTGCGTGCCGGCGGGCTCGTCCGTACGGTTCGACCCCCACGGCGAGGGCGAGGTCGGCCTCGTCCCCATCGGCGGAGACCGGATCGCGATCGGCTTCGCGGGCCTGGTCGACGGGCCGCTGGACGCACCCGGAGCCAAGGACGAGGCCCTGCGCCGCGCGGCGGCCTGCGGCTACCTCGGCGTCACCGCCGAACGCGAGGACGGAGACCGGGCGTGA
- a CDS encoding cytosine permease, whose translation MPIEQRGVDTIPEDERTSGPRDLISILLGSNLCLGVIVFGWLPPSFGLGLWPSVTAIVTGTLVGIAFTAPLALVSLRTATNLSTSSGAQFGVRGRLVGSVVGLLLSLGYTALTLWIGGDVMVGVLSRLTGLPDTGATRGLMYGVLAACTVVAAVFGYRLLLRMSKILAIGMVVLLAIGVFAYAGDFTTAAPPETAYLLGSFWPTWILAAVAAGLSGPVAFITLLGDYTRYISPRRHGSRKVLWATGFGLLFGLLVPQLFGTYTALAARAGAEYAGPLVATSPFWYLVPLLAAAAAGSVGNAGLMLYSMGLDLDAIVPKATRTTATLVAAAVATAFVFIGSFEWDVQSAMTSFVLVLTAIGTPWAVITLIGYVRCRGRYDADALQVFNRRSVGGIYWYRSGWNVAATASWAIGAGIGLLAVTTPFYEGPLLALTGGVDCSFVLSGLTGGLVYTALTARRSPAPAPALAGAAEEPANA comes from the coding sequence ATGCCCATCGAACAGCGCGGAGTCGACACCATCCCCGAGGACGAGCGGACGAGCGGTCCCCGTGACCTGATCTCGATCCTTCTCGGCTCCAACCTCTGCCTCGGTGTGATCGTCTTCGGCTGGCTGCCCCCGTCCTTCGGACTGGGGCTGTGGCCCTCGGTCACCGCCATCGTGACCGGCACGCTCGTCGGCATCGCCTTCACCGCGCCGCTGGCGCTCGTCTCCCTGCGCACCGCGACCAACCTCTCCACCTCCAGCGGCGCGCAGTTCGGCGTCCGCGGCCGGCTCGTGGGCTCGGTGGTGGGTCTGCTGCTCTCGCTCGGCTACACCGCCCTCACCCTGTGGATCGGCGGCGACGTGATGGTGGGCGTCCTCTCGCGGCTCACCGGGCTGCCGGACACGGGCGCCACGCGCGGCCTGATGTACGGCGTGCTCGCCGCGTGCACCGTCGTCGCGGCCGTCTTCGGCTACCGGCTGCTGCTGCGCATGAGCAAGATCCTGGCGATCGGCATGGTGGTGCTGCTGGCCATCGGCGTCTTCGCCTACGCGGGGGACTTCACCACCGCAGCCCCGCCGGAGACCGCGTACCTGCTCGGCTCCTTCTGGCCGACCTGGATCCTCGCCGCCGTCGCCGCCGGGCTCAGCGGCCCGGTCGCCTTCATCACCCTGCTCGGCGACTACACGCGTTACATCTCCCCGCGGCGGCACGGCTCCCGCAAGGTGCTCTGGGCGACCGGGTTCGGACTGCTCTTCGGCCTCCTGGTCCCGCAGCTGTTCGGCACCTACACGGCGCTCGCCGCCCGGGCCGGAGCCGAGTACGCCGGACCGCTCGTGGCGACCTCGCCCTTCTGGTACCTGGTCCCGCTGCTCGCCGCCGCGGCGGCCGGCTCCGTCGGCAACGCCGGGCTGATGCTCTACTCGATGGGCCTCGACCTCGACGCCATCGTGCCCAAGGCCACCCGGACCACGGCCACCCTCGTCGCCGCGGCGGTCGCCACGGCCTTCGTCTTCATCGGCTCCTTCGAGTGGGACGTGCAGTCCGCGATGACCTCGTTCGTGCTGGTGCTGACCGCGATCGGCACCCCGTGGGCCGTGATCACCCTCATCGGGTACGTGCGCTGCCGCGGGCGCTACGACGCCGACGCGCTCCAGGTCTTCAACCGCCGCTCGGTGGGCGGGATCTACTGGTACCGCTCCGGCTGGAACGTCGCCGCCACCGCCTCCTGGGCGATCGGCGCCGGCATCGGCCTGCTCGCCGTGACCACCCCCTTCTACGAGGGCCCGCTGCTCGCCCTCACCGGCGGTGTGGACTGCTCCTTCGTCCTGTCCGGCCTGACGGGCGGACTCGTGTACACCGCCCTCACCGCCCGCCGCTCCCCCGCCCCGGCCCCGGCGCTCGCCGGCGCCGCCGAGGAGCCCGCGAACGCCTGA